A genomic region of Pseudoxanthomonas suwonensis contains the following coding sequences:
- a CDS encoding DUF423 domain-containing protein has product MAFGTHGRAGTWLAAAGAVLAALAIGLSAYAAHGIADAHARGNLQTASLYAFGHGAVLAVLAPAVARRLQWFALAGLLLGTLLFAGSLAGGALFGWPTRLAPFGGTLLMASWLLLAVDAVRR; this is encoded by the coding sequence ATGGCGTTCGGAACCCACGGGCGGGCGGGAACCTGGCTGGCGGCCGCCGGCGCGGTGCTGGCGGCGCTGGCGATCGGGCTGTCGGCGTATGCGGCCCACGGCATCGCCGACGCCCATGCGCGCGGCAACCTGCAGACCGCCAGCCTCTACGCCTTCGGCCACGGCGCGGTGCTGGCGGTGCTGGCGCCGGCGGTGGCCCGGCGTCTGCAGTGGTTCGCGTTGGCCGGGCTGCTGTTGGGCACGCTGCTGTTCGCCGGCAGTCTGGCCGGCGGCGCGCTGTTCGGCTGGCCGACGCGGCTGGCGCCGTTCGGCGGCACCCTGCTGATGGCCAGCTGGCTGCTGCTGGCGGTCGACGCGGTGAGGCGCTGA
- a CDS encoding SRPBCC family protein produces MTRIIEFLIALGIVAVLALVIGLVLPSHRHISESVETNRRMTIVYDTVNNLRRFKDWNPLVLRDPQIKLNVTGPESGVGARLDYESQEGRIGKGSWEIVDSVPNQKVVIKVEDPQRGNDKTMQFLLEPTGKNNRNVKITQTYDVDYGWNLFGRYAGLYVNRHVGDDIKMGLGRMANMLASVPNFDYRAQDVPLTGLKLVDVPAMDLLVVNAGNIDRNNEAIKQSIKNNQEWIKRTLEANPELEAAGPVRIITTDFGSEKYAFDVAVPVRRKSTARAPAPAAAEGDAAEGEQAPVEQPAVLLAAEGEPLKVIIPSGAPVQYVRTEPGRAAFAAFTGYMAALDAARNSLRAWATTHGYEVTERPYEVWKGGVDKSFTAEGTYDIYWAIK; encoded by the coding sequence ATGACCCGCATTATCGAGTTCCTGATCGCCTTGGGCATCGTGGCTGTTCTGGCCCTGGTGATCGGCCTTGTCCTGCCTTCGCATCGCCACATTTCCGAGAGCGTGGAAACCAACCGCCGGATGACCATCGTCTACGACACGGTCAACAACCTGCGCCGCTTCAAGGACTGGAATCCGCTGGTGCTGCGGGATCCGCAAATCAAGCTCAACGTCACCGGCCCCGAGTCGGGCGTCGGCGCGCGCCTGGACTACGAGTCGCAGGAAGGCCGCATCGGCAAGGGCAGCTGGGAGATCGTCGACAGCGTCCCGAACCAGAAGGTCGTGATCAAGGTCGAGGACCCGCAGCGCGGCAACGACAAGACCATGCAGTTCCTGCTCGAGCCGACCGGCAAGAACAACCGCAACGTCAAGATCACCCAGACCTACGACGTCGACTACGGCTGGAACCTGTTCGGCCGCTACGCCGGCCTGTACGTCAACCGCCACGTCGGCGACGACATCAAGATGGGCCTGGGCCGCATGGCCAACATGCTCGCCTCGGTGCCGAACTTCGACTACCGCGCCCAGGACGTGCCGCTGACCGGCCTCAAGCTCGTCGACGTGCCGGCCATGGACCTGCTGGTGGTCAATGCCGGCAACATCGACCGCAACAACGAGGCGATCAAGCAGTCGATCAAGAACAACCAGGAGTGGATCAAGCGCACCCTGGAGGCCAACCCCGAGCTGGAGGCTGCCGGTCCGGTGCGCATCATCACCACCGACTTCGGCTCCGAGAAGTACGCGTTCGACGTGGCCGTGCCGGTCCGCCGCAAGAGCACCGCCCGTGCGCCGGCCCCGGCCGCCGCCGAGGGCGACGCGGCGGAAGGCGAGCAGGCGCCGGTCGAGCAGCCCGCCGTGCTGCTGGCCGCCGAGGGCGAGCCGCTGAAGGTCATCATCCCCAGCGGTGCGCCGGTGCAGTACGTGCGCACCGAGCCCGGCCGTGCCGCCTTCGCCGCCTTCACCGGCTACATGGCCGCGCTGGACGCGGCACGCAATTCGCTGCGTGCCTGGGCGACGACCCACGGCTACGAGGTGACCGAGCGCCCGTACGAAGTCTGGAAGGGCGGCGTGGACAAGTCGTTCACCGCCGAGGGCACCTACGACATCTACTGGGCGATCAAGTAA